A single Mangrovimonas sp. YM274 DNA region contains:
- a CDS encoding thiamine-binding protein — MKISVELTLTPLQDNYEPAIIHFIKKLRASGLTVLENPLSTQVYGDYDEVMSLLTSEIKEAFELIERGLLYMKIVKSDRHDYEPHF, encoded by the coding sequence ATGAAAATTTCAGTAGAATTAACGTTGACGCCGCTTCAAGATAATTACGAACCGGCTATTATTCACTTTATAAAAAAACTGCGAGCTTCAGGGCTTACCGTTTTGGAAAACCCTTTGAGCACTCAAGTGTATGGCGATTATGATGAGGTGATGAGTTTGTTGACAAGCGAAATCAAGGAAGCTTTTGAATTGATAGAACGAGGATTGTTGTACATGAAAATTGTGAAATCCGACCGTCACGACTATGAACCACATTTTTGA
- a CDS encoding S46 family peptidase translates to MKYFKILLLFITLQVTAQQGGMWIPSLLEGMNEAEMESLGSKLTAQDIYDVNNSSLKDAVVHFNGGCTAEVISPKGLILTNHHCGYGQIQAHSSLENDYLKNGFWAMSLEEELPNNDLYVEFIVRIDDVTEQVLEGTNGEMSAKELQSLTDSNSSKVLKDVKKEDWQRAKIKSFYKGNQYFLFVTERFEDVRLVGTPPNSIGKFGSDTDNWVWPRHTGDFSMFRIYADQNNRPAKYAADNVPYTPKHYLPVSLDGVSEDDFTMVFGFPGRTNEYLPAVAVEQIVKKVNPSNIAIREAALKVIDGYMKQNDEIRIQYASKQARIANYWKKWIGENLGLEKSNAVAIKRNMEAEFTSLLKEKGLVEQYGNVLPQLEQLYAQIEAVNVKRGNFNEIFKRNNELMDIMFRLDQMERAAAKGEEAFDRSRDIVVDKLISIYKDFNADVDQGVFEAIMPLYTQNVDATIYKNTSFTDLKSAMKVLDGDAKEVIKKLNKDKAYKYAKPFIEEYHSSLDPDYNALNAEINKYQKLYMKALMEVMPDERYFPDANSTLRVTYGKVKGYEPKDAVYYDPITYLDGVMEKYVPGDYEFEVPERLRELYATKDYGNYADTNGKLPVCFIGTNHTTGGNSGSPALDAHGNLIGLNFDRVWEGTMSDIYYSPEICRNIMVDVRYILFVIDKYAGASNLIEEMTLVHPKQEQNLN, encoded by the coding sequence ATGAAATATTTCAAGATACTATTACTCTTTATTACACTTCAGGTGACTGCCCAACAAGGGGGGATGTGGATTCCTTCACTTTTAGAAGGGATGAATGAAGCCGAAATGGAGTCTTTAGGAAGTAAACTGACCGCTCAGGATATTTACGATGTCAACAATTCCAGTTTAAAGGATGCCGTTGTGCATTTCAATGGCGGGTGTACTGCTGAGGTGATTTCTCCAAAGGGATTGATTTTGACTAACCATCACTGCGGATATGGACAAATTCAAGCACATTCTTCATTGGAAAATGATTATTTGAAGAATGGATTTTGGGCCATGAGCTTGGAAGAAGAATTGCCAAACAATGATCTTTATGTGGAATTCATTGTTCGAATTGATGATGTTACTGAGCAGGTTTTGGAAGGAACCAATGGCGAAATGTCTGCCAAAGAATTACAGTCGTTAACCGATTCTAATAGCAGCAAAGTGCTCAAAGACGTGAAGAAAGAAGATTGGCAGAGAGCAAAAATCAAGTCTTTTTACAAAGGAAACCAGTACTTTTTGTTTGTAACAGAACGCTTCGAAGACGTACGTTTGGTGGGAACACCTCCAAACAGTATTGGTAAGTTTGGTAGCGATACCGACAATTGGGTGTGGCCTCGCCATACTGGTGATTTTTCTATGTTTAGAATTTATGCCGACCAAAATAACCGCCCAGCAAAATACGCAGCAGACAATGTGCCTTACACGCCTAAACACTATTTACCGGTGTCCTTGGACGGGGTTTCCGAAGATGATTTTACTATGGTATTTGGTTTTCCAGGACGCACCAATGAGTATTTACCAGCAGTGGCAGTTGAGCAGATTGTAAAAAAAGTGAACCCAAGTAATATTGCTATTAGGGAAGCGGCTTTAAAGGTGATTGATGGGTATATGAAACAGAATGACGAAATACGAATTCAATATGCTTCAAAGCAAGCTAGAATTGCCAACTATTGGAAAAAATGGATTGGTGAAAATCTAGGCTTGGAAAAAAGCAATGCTGTAGCCATTAAACGCAATATGGAAGCTGAGTTTACAAGTCTTTTAAAAGAGAAGGGCCTTGTTGAGCAGTATGGAAATGTTTTGCCACAGTTGGAACAATTATATGCGCAGATTGAAGCTGTTAATGTTAAGCGTGGAAATTTCAATGAGATTTTTAAGCGTAATAATGAGCTTATGGACATCATGTTCAGATTGGACCAAATGGAGCGCGCTGCAGCTAAAGGAGAGGAAGCTTTTGATCGTTCAAGAGATATCGTTGTAGATAAGTTGATCAGTATTTATAAGGATTTTAATGCAGATGTAGATCAAGGTGTTTTTGAAGCCATCATGCCTTTGTATACCCAAAATGTGGATGCCACCATTTATAAAAACACCAGTTTCACCGATTTAAAATCGGCCATGAAAGTTTTGGATGGAGATGCCAAGGAGGTTATTAAAAAACTGAATAAGGATAAGGCCTATAAATATGCGAAACCTTTTATTGAAGAATATCATAGCTCTTTAGATCCCGATTACAATGCCTTGAATGCTGAAATCAATAAATATCAAAAGCTCTATATGAAGGCCTTGATGGAGGTAATGCCAGATGAGCGTTATTTTCCAGATGCCAATAGTACCCTTCGTGTCACTTATGGAAAGGTAAAAGGATACGAGCCTAAGGATGCCGTGTATTATGATCCTATCACCTATTTGGATGGTGTGATGGAAAAATATGTGCCGGGTGATTATGAGTTTGAGGTTCCTGAAAGATTAAGAGAATTGTATGCTACAAAAGACTATGGTAATTATGCCGATACCAATGGGAAATTACCGGTTTGTTTTATCGGGACGAACCATACCACCGGAGGGAACTCAGGAAGTCCAGCCTTGGATGCCCATGGCAACTTGATAGGCTTGAATTTTGATCGTGTCTGGGAAGGCACTATGAGTGACATTTATTACAGCCCTGAAATTTGTAGAAACATTATGGTGGATGTGCGCTACATTTTATTCGTGATTGATAAATATGCGGGAGCTTCGAATTTAATTGAGGAAATGACTTTGGTCCACCCCAAGCAAGAACAAAACCTAAACTAA
- a CDS encoding Ig-like domain-containing protein: MLQKCIKTLAVFTVVLSIVGCANRGTPTGGEKDMEPPKIVKSVPENFSTNFKASEIRIYFDEYIKVKNMQKQLIISPPMEYQPDITPMGSASKYIKIKIKDTLQPNTTYAFNFGQSIVDNNEENPYPYYKYVFSTGSYIDSLSVKGLILDAENKEPDTFVSVMLYEMDSTYTDSVIYKKKPKYITNTLDSLTTFSLENLKEGKYMMVALNDKNGNYTFEPKVDKIGFHRGVVKVPNDTIYTLKLFSEELDFRAIKPKQIAEEKIAFGYEGNAKNMEIQLLEDMPSDYETRITKDAKADTLYYWYKPKMELDSARFVVRNDKYTDTLIHIYRELERDSLEVKALKPGTLSFNEDFALEGTTPFVKINEQKIKITDKDTLEVPYKTEFDTLNNIYTFKFDKTEANNYNIEMLPEALTGFFGHVNDTLNFNVKTKNYTDYSNMRVTLQNAKFPVIVQLTTEKGEVKYEQFATENRVFDFRYIEPVNYYLRVIFDTNGNQKWDTGNYLQKRQPERISYYPELIKDARANWDPIIEFPLLD, encoded by the coding sequence ATGTTACAAAAGTGTATTAAAACGTTAGCGGTCTTTACTGTAGTTCTTAGTATTGTGGGGTGTGCCAATAGGGGGACGCCAACAGGCGGGGAGAAGGATATGGAGCCACCAAAAATTGTAAAGTCCGTTCCTGAAAATTTTTCCACAAATTTCAAGGCTTCCGAGATTAGAATTTACTTCGATGAGTATATCAAGGTGAAAAACATGCAAAAGCAATTGATTATTTCACCGCCTATGGAATACCAACCGGATATTACACCCATGGGGTCGGCAAGTAAGTATATCAAAATTAAAATAAAAGATACCCTTCAGCCTAATACTACCTATGCTTTCAATTTTGGACAAAGTATTGTGGATAACAATGAAGAGAACCCTTATCCGTATTACAAATATGTGTTTTCAACAGGAAGTTATATCGATTCGCTTTCGGTAAAAGGTTTGATTTTGGATGCTGAAAATAAAGAGCCAGATACATTTGTATCCGTAATGCTTTATGAAATGGATTCAACCTATACGGATTCTGTAATCTATAAAAAGAAGCCTAAATATATCACCAATACCTTGGACAGCTTGACTACATTTAGCCTTGAAAACCTTAAGGAGGGAAAATATATGATGGTGGCGCTTAACGATAAAAATGGGAACTATACCTTTGAACCCAAAGTTGATAAAATTGGGTTTCATAGAGGGGTTGTAAAGGTGCCAAACGATACTATTTATACGTTAAAGCTATTTTCTGAGGAATTGGATTTTAGAGCCATCAAACCAAAGCAGATTGCTGAAGAAAAAATAGCATTTGGTTACGAGGGGAATGCCAAAAATATGGAAATTCAGCTTTTGGAAGACATGCCTTCCGATTATGAAACTAGAATTACCAAAGATGCCAAAGCTGATACCTTGTATTATTGGTACAAACCAAAAATGGAACTTGATTCGGCGCGATTTGTGGTTAGAAATGACAAGTATACAGATACCTTGATTCATATTTATAGAGAATTGGAAAGGGATAGTTTGGAAGTGAAAGCGCTAAAACCTGGAACACTATCTTTTAACGAGGATTTTGCCCTAGAAGGGACTACGCCTTTTGTGAAGATTAATGAGCAAAAGATTAAAATTACCGATAAAGATACGCTTGAAGTGCCTTACAAAACAGAGTTCGACACCTTAAACAATATCTATACGTTTAAGTTTGATAAAACAGAAGCTAACAATTACAATATTGAAATGTTGCCAGAAGCTTTGACTGGATTTTTTGGTCATGTTAATGATACCCTAAACTTCAACGTAAAGACCAAAAACTACACCGATTACTCCAACATGCGTGTGACTTTGCAGAATGCCAAGTTTCCAGTGATTGTTCAATTAACAACGGAAAAGGGCGAGGTGAAATATGAACAATTCGCTACCGAGAATAGAGTGTTCGATTTTAGGTATATTGAACCTGTGAATTATTACTTAAGAGTAATTTTTGACACGAACGGCAACCAAAAATGGGATACTGGTAACTATTTGCAAAAACGTCAGCCAGAGCGTATCAGTTACTATCCTGAGTTAATAAAAGATGCTAGAGCCAATTGGGATCCAATTATTGAGTTTCCGTTATTGGATTAA
- a CDS encoding very short patch repair endonuclease: protein MAYPEDNIKVPRFSEEAGFYTTKQRSKIMSRIRGKNTNPELRFRKALWQKNVRYRVDSKSLPGKPDVSIKKYNLAIFIDGEFWHGYNWDERKDQIKSNRKFWIPKIERNMQRDYQVNQALEAMGFTVFRFWAHEIKTNLDQCINDVLVYISTGRNDW from the coding sequence ATGGCATATCCAGAAGACAATATTAAAGTGCCTCGTTTTAGTGAGGAAGCAGGGTTTTACACCACTAAACAACGCTCCAAGATTATGAGCCGTATTCGTGGTAAAAACACCAATCCAGAGCTGCGCTTTAGGAAAGCGCTTTGGCAAAAAAATGTGAGGTATCGCGTGGATAGTAAAAGCTTACCAGGCAAACCAGATGTTTCCATTAAGAAGTATAACCTTGCTATTTTTATTGATGGGGAATTTTGGCATGGCTACAATTGGGACGAACGAAAGGACCAGATAAAAAGCAACCGTAAGTTTTGGATTCCCAAAATAGAACGCAATATGCAACGAGACTATCAAGTAAACCAAGCATTGGAAGCCATGGGATTTACCGTTTTCAGGTTTTGGGCACATGAAATCAAGACCAACCTGGACCAATGTATCAATGATGTTTTGGTCTATATCTCTACAGGCCGGAATGATTGGTAG
- a CDS encoding glycine--tRNA ligase: MANQDDQFKKVISHAKEYGYIFQSSEIYDGLSAVYDYAQNGAELKKNIRDYWWKAMVQMHENIVGIDAAIFMHPTTWKASGHVDAFNDPLIDNKDSKKRYRADVLIEDYCAKIEAKIDKEIKKAEKRFGEAFNKEEFISTNARVLGYQEKINSILSRMGKSLENEDLADVKALIEELEIADPLTGSKNWTDVKQFNLMFGTKLGASAESAMDLYLRPETAQGIFVNFLNVQKTGRMKIPFGIAQTGKAFRNEIVARQFIFRMREFEQMEMQFFIKPGTQKEWFDYWKEHRLKWHLSLGLGPDNYRYHDHEKLAHYADAATDIEFKFPFGFKELEGIHSRTDFDLKQHEEFSGKKLQYFDHEENASYTPYVLETSIGLDRMFLAVFSNALEEEELENNTTRTVLKLPAVLAPTKAAILPLVKKDGLPEVARQIVEDLKWDFNVVYDEKDAVGRRYRRQDALGTPFCITVDHDTLEDQTVTIRHRDTMEQKRVKIEELRDLIKQEVDVKNWLMKM, translated from the coding sequence ATGGCAAATCAAGACGATCAATTTAAAAAAGTAATATCGCACGCAAAGGAGTACGGATATATATTTCAAAGCAGTGAAATATATGACGGATTGAGTGCTGTTTACGACTACGCACAAAATGGTGCTGAACTAAAGAAAAACATACGCGACTATTGGTGGAAAGCCATGGTACAGATGCATGAAAACATTGTGGGTATCGATGCTGCAATTTTTATGCATCCTACAACTTGGAAAGCGTCTGGGCACGTCGATGCCTTTAACGACCCATTGATAGACAATAAAGATTCTAAAAAACGATACAGAGCCGATGTTTTAATTGAAGACTATTGCGCTAAAATAGAGGCTAAAATTGACAAAGAAATCAAAAAGGCCGAAAAACGTTTTGGAGAGGCTTTCAACAAGGAAGAATTTATCTCTACCAACGCAAGGGTTCTTGGATACCAGGAAAAGATAAACAGCATTTTGTCCCGCATGGGAAAATCTTTGGAAAATGAGGATTTGGCCGATGTTAAAGCCTTGATAGAAGAATTGGAAATTGCAGATCCTCTAACAGGTTCAAAAAACTGGACCGATGTGAAGCAATTCAACCTAATGTTTGGAACCAAGCTTGGTGCTTCGGCAGAAAGCGCCATGGATTTGTACTTGCGCCCCGAAACGGCTCAAGGGATTTTTGTTAACTTCTTGAATGTTCAAAAAACCGGACGTATGAAGATTCCTTTTGGAATTGCGCAAACCGGTAAAGCGTTTAGAAATGAAATTGTAGCCAGACAATTCATCTTCAGAATGCGGGAGTTTGAACAAATGGAAATGCAATTTTTCATCAAGCCGGGCACTCAAAAAGAATGGTTTGACTATTGGAAAGAACATCGTTTAAAATGGCATTTATCCTTAGGACTAGGCCCTGATAACTACCGTTACCACGACCACGAAAAATTGGCGCACTATGCCGATGCCGCTACCGATATAGAATTCAAGTTCCCATTCGGATTTAAGGAATTGGAAGGCATCCATTCCCGCACCGATTTCGACTTGAAACAGCATGAAGAGTTTTCTGGTAAAAAACTTCAGTACTTCGATCATGAAGAAAACGCCAGCTATACACCTTATGTTTTGGAAACCTCCATTGGTTTAGATCGTATGTTCTTGGCCGTTTTCTCAAATGCTTTGGAAGAAGAAGAATTGGAGAACAATACAACCAGAACGGTATTGAAATTACCTGCGGTTTTAGCCCCTACGAAAGCGGCTATTTTGCCTTTAGTGAAGAAAGATGGCTTACCAGAAGTTGCAAGACAAATTGTAGAAGACTTGAAATGGGATTTCAATGTAGTATACGATGAAAAGGATGCCGTTGGAAGACGCTATAGAAGACAGGACGCCTTAGGAACGCCATTTTGTATTACCGTAGACCATGACACTTTGGAAGACCAAACGGTAACCATACGTCATAGAGACACCATGGAGCAAAAGCGCGTGAAAATTGAAGAACTAAGAGACCTTATCAAACAAGAGGTGGATGTTAAAAATTGGTTGATGAAGATGTAA
- a CDS encoding 4'-phosphopantetheinyl transferase superfamily protein, translated as MPLYKTLNPSAQTSVKIWKITESYQELFQPVTLKPESLQRVQNMKSELHQRGFLSVRHLLAEFGYTDEDLFYDENGKPHLKDGKHISITHSFTFSAVVVSDDVVGIDIEKQREKIGVIAHKFMDYEFKYLKNNEADYINKLTVIWCVKESLYKLFATPGLSFLQHTLVIPFMMNDGETTAWIDYKNKKSRYHVAFLEFEGFTCAYTLP; from the coding sequence ATGCCTCTATATAAAACCCTTAATCCTAGTGCACAAACTTCTGTTAAAATCTGGAAGATAACAGAGTCCTATCAGGAGTTGTTTCAGCCTGTTACCCTAAAACCAGAAAGTTTACAGCGTGTGCAAAACATGAAAAGTGAATTGCACCAGCGAGGTTTTTTAAGCGTTCGTCATTTGCTGGCCGAATTTGGCTATACCGATGAGGATTTGTTTTATGACGAAAATGGGAAACCCCATTTAAAAGATGGAAAGCATATTTCTATAACCCATTCTTTTACCTTTTCTGCCGTAGTGGTAAGTGATGATGTGGTTGGGATTGATATTGAAAAACAGCGGGAAAAAATAGGGGTGATAGCTCATAAGTTTATGGACTATGAGTTTAAGTATTTGAAGAATAACGAGGCCGATTATATCAATAAGCTTACAGTGATTTGGTGTGTTAAAGAGTCTTTGTATAAGCTTTTTGCAACCCCTGGATTGAGTTTTTTGCAGCATACTTTAGTGATTCCGTTTATGATGAATGATGGCGAAACCACGGCGTGGATAGATTATAAAAACAAAAAGAGCCGCTATCACGTGGCGTTTTTGGAGTTTGAAGGATTTACCTGTGCTTATACACTTCCGTAA
- a CDS encoding amidohydrolase, whose protein sequence is MQDQLKVAFIQQELAWENPKQNRKQFKESIESINQKVDLIVLPEMFTTGFTMNAKAQAETMDGKSVDWMKKLASEKDAAIVGSLIIEDDSKVYNRLLFVQPDGTIEHYDKRHTFSLVGEDKVYASGTEKLIVDYRGWKICPLICYDLRFPVWSRNKEDYDLLIYVANWPKPRIVAWDTLLKARAIENMCYTIGVNRVGLDEKDNEYCGHSTAYDILGNNISPIRPNKEYVGILTLERNHLNFYRNKLKFLNDRDTFLIQ, encoded by the coding sequence ATGCAGGACCAACTTAAAGTAGCATTTATCCAACAGGAACTGGCTTGGGAAAACCCTAAACAGAACCGCAAACAATTCAAAGAATCCATTGAAAGCATCAACCAAAAGGTAGACCTCATTGTACTACCCGAAATGTTCACTACAGGCTTTACCATGAATGCCAAAGCACAGGCCGAAACTATGGATGGCAAATCTGTAGATTGGATGAAGAAACTGGCTTCGGAAAAAGATGCCGCTATTGTGGGAAGCCTGATTATTGAGGACGACTCAAAAGTCTACAACCGCCTGTTGTTTGTTCAACCAGATGGAACAATTGAGCATTACGATAAACGTCACACCTTTTCCTTGGTAGGCGAAGACAAAGTCTATGCTTCCGGAACAGAAAAGCTGATTGTAGACTATCGTGGTTGGAAAATTTGCCCTTTAATTTGCTACGATCTACGCTTTCCTGTTTGGAGCCGTAACAAAGAGGATTACGACCTACTGATTTACGTTGCCAATTGGCCCAAACCCCGCATTGTAGCCTGGGACACTTTATTAAAAGCTAGAGCTATTGAAAATATGTGCTACACTATTGGCGTGAACAGGGTTGGCCTAGACGAAAAAGACAATGAGTATTGTGGCCATTCTACAGCCTATGATATTTTAGGCAACAATATTTCACCGATAAGACCCAACAAAGAATATGTTGGCATCCTTACTTTAGAGCGTAATCACCTAAACTTTTACAGAAATAAACTGAAGTTTTTAAACGATAGGGATACATTTTTAATCCAATAA
- a CDS encoding geranylgeranylglyceryl/heptaprenylglyceryl phosphate synthase, protein MIYKDILIRSAAGERLLAVLLDPDKLQIDRVATLMEKINKSIATHIFVGGSEVDEHVTPILVAEIKKHTLLPVIIFPGDVSQISEQADALLFLSLISGRNPDYLIGKQVQAVQKLRDANLEIIPTGYLLIENGKETAVQRVTHTLPMPKKNVQDIVDTAKAGELLGMKLIYLEAGSGAMHSIDADIIKKVKEDLRIPLIVGGGIRNMDALGQAYNAGADMVVIGTAFEQDETFFERLQQKETILEIPKPLNGFG, encoded by the coding sequence ATGATTTATAAGGATATTTTAATAAGAAGCGCCGCAGGCGAACGATTGTTGGCAGTGTTGTTGGACCCCGATAAACTCCAAATTGATAGGGTTGCCACTTTGATGGAGAAGATTAACAAATCTATCGCCACCCATATTTTTGTTGGCGGGAGTGAAGTTGATGAACATGTTACGCCAATTTTGGTGGCAGAGATAAAGAAGCATACTTTATTACCTGTTATTATTTTTCCCGGGGACGTTTCCCAAATTTCAGAACAGGCAGATGCCCTTTTGTTTTTATCCTTAATTTCAGGAAGAAACCCCGATTACCTTATCGGGAAACAAGTGCAGGCGGTTCAAAAGTTGAGAGATGCCAATTTGGAAATCATCCCTACAGGCTATTTACTTATTGAAAATGGAAAGGAAACAGCAGTTCAGCGCGTGACACATACTTTGCCAATGCCCAAGAAGAATGTTCAGGACATTGTAGATACGGCCAAAGCAGGGGAGTTGTTGGGGATGAAATTGATCTATTTGGAAGCAGGTAGTGGAGCCATGCATTCTATTGATGCCGATATTATCAAGAAAGTAAAAGAGGATTTAAGGATTCCTTTGATTGTTGGAGGAGGCATCAGAAATATGGATGCCTTAGGTCAAGCCTATAATGCAGGTGCCGATATGGTTGTGATTGGAACGGCTTTCGAACAAGACGAGACCTTTTTTGAAAGACTTCAGCAAAAAGAAACCATTCTAGAAATACCAAAACCGTTGAACGGATTTGGTTGA
- a CDS encoding ComF family protein, whose product MKNLLNLFFPKVCPGCSAHLGDYEDYVCLECRHELPLTNFHFNGDERVKNVLYGRVPLEHATSLLHFSKKGIVQQLLHNLKYRGQEDVGLFLGKWLGQELKNLEAYRNIDLVVPVPIHKAKMRKRGYNQVHKFGEEIAAALQVPFNNKILQKRSSTKTQVFKDRLRRLDTDKSTFRVADENELKGKHLLLVDDIITTGATVEACAQVLLNIEGVSLSLATMAMTD is encoded by the coding sequence ATGAAAAATTTGTTAAACTTATTCTTTCCGAAGGTTTGCCCAGGGTGTAGTGCCCATTTGGGCGACTATGAGGACTATGTTTGTTTGGAGTGTAGGCATGAGTTACCTCTTACAAATTTCCACTTTAATGGAGATGAGCGTGTTAAAAATGTACTCTATGGAAGGGTGCCTTTGGAACATGCTACTTCCTTATTGCATTTTTCAAAAAAGGGGATTGTCCAGCAGTTATTACATAATTTAAAGTATCGAGGTCAAGAAGATGTAGGATTGTTTTTAGGGAAATGGTTGGGACAAGAACTTAAAAATTTGGAGGCCTATCGAAATATTGACTTGGTCGTGCCAGTCCCCATTCATAAGGCTAAGATGCGAAAGCGTGGCTATAACCAAGTGCATAAATTTGGAGAAGAAATTGCAGCAGCTTTACAGGTGCCCTTCAACAACAAAATTTTACAAAAGAGGTCTTCAACCAAAACACAGGTTTTTAAAGATCGCTTACGGCGATTGGATACCGATAAATCTACTTTTCGAGTTGCTGATGAAAATGAATTAAAAGGAAAGCATTTGTTGCTAGTAGACGATATTATAACCACTGGAGCTACGGTGGAAGCCTGTGCCCAGGTATTGTTGAATATTGAAGGGGTGTCCTTAAGTTTGGCAACAATGGCTATGACTGATTAA
- the ahcY gene encoding adenosylhomocysteinase, which produces MDTKTVAYEPFKVKDLSLADWGRKEIELAEAEMPGLMSLRKEYKESQPLKGARIAGCLHMTIQTAVLIETLQALGAEVTWSSCNIFSTQDQAAAAIAAAGTAVYAWKNMTEEEFDWCIEQTLFFGEDRQPLNMILDDGGDLTNMVLDRYPHLVEGINGLSEETTTGVHRLYERMKAGTLPMPAINVNDSVTKSKFDNKYGCRESAVDAIRRATDVMLAGKRVVVCGYGDVGKGTAASFRGAGSIVTVTEIDPICALQAAMDGYEVKRLETVVGKADIVITTTGNKDIVRGEHFEAMKDKTIVCNIGHFDNEIDVAWLKTNHGETKVEIKPQVDKYTVNGNDIILLAEGRLVNLGCATGHPSFVMSNSFTNQTLAQIELWTNKDAYENKVYMLPKHLDEKVAKLHLAKIGVELTELKQDQADYIGVQVEGPFKPEYYRY; this is translated from the coding sequence ATGGATACAAAAACTGTGGCTTACGAGCCATTTAAGGTAAAAGACCTGTCATTGGCTGACTGGGGACGCAAAGAGATTGAATTGGCAGAAGCAGAAATGCCTGGATTGATGAGCTTACGTAAGGAATACAAAGAGTCTCAACCGCTTAAAGGTGCTCGTATTGCTGGATGTTTGCACATGACCATTCAAACGGCTGTTTTGATTGAAACCCTTCAAGCCCTTGGTGCCGAAGTTACCTGGAGTTCTTGCAACATTTTTTCTACCCAAGATCAAGCTGCTGCTGCTATTGCCGCTGCGGGAACGGCTGTTTATGCTTGGAAAAACATGACGGAAGAGGAGTTTGATTGGTGTATTGAGCAAACCTTATTTTTTGGTGAAGACCGCCAACCGCTTAACATGATTTTGGATGACGGTGGAGACCTTACCAATATGGTATTGGACCGTTACCCACATTTGGTTGAAGGCATCAACGGTTTAAGTGAAGAAACGACTACTGGAGTTCACAGATTGTACGAACGTATGAAAGCCGGAACTTTGCCAATGCCAGCTATCAACGTGAATGATTCTGTAACCAAATCTAAATTCGACAACAAATACGGATGTCGCGAAAGTGCGGTTGACGCTATTCGTCGTGCTACCGATGTGATGTTGGCAGGAAAACGTGTTGTAGTTTGTGGTTATGGAGACGTAGGTAAAGGGACTGCCGCTTCTTTTAGAGGTGCCGGAAGTATTGTAACCGTGACTGAAATTGATCCTATTTGTGCTTTACAGGCAGCTATGGATGGATACGAAGTAAAACGTTTGGAAACTGTTGTTGGAAAAGCTGATATCGTAATCACAACAACTGGAAACAAAGACATCGTTCGCGGTGAGCACTTTGAAGCTATGAAAGACAAAACCATCGTTTGTAACATTGGGCATTTTGACAACGAAATTGATGTTGCTTGGTTAAAAACCAATCACGGCGAAACAAAAGTTGAAATCAAGCCTCAGGTTGATAAATATACTGTTAACGGAAATGATATTATCCTTTTAGCAGAAGGACGTTTGGTGAACCTTGGTTGTGCGACTGGACACCCAAGTTTTGTAATGAGCAACTCGTTTACCAACCAAACTTTGGCACAAATTGAACTTTGGACCAATAAAGATGCTTACGAAAACAAAGTATATATGTTGCCAAAGCATTTGGATGAGAAAGTAGCCAAATTGCACCTTGCCAAAATTGGTGTAGAACTTACTGAGTTGAAACAAGACCAAGCCGATTATATCGGTGTACAAGTGGAAGGTCCTTTCAAACCAGAATACTACAGATACTAA